In Solanum pennellii chromosome 7, SPENNV200, the following are encoded in one genomic region:
- the LOC107024906 gene encoding uncharacterized protein LOC107024906 produces the protein MPGYAKFMMDMVKKKRSVTRSRVQKKYDPGAFTIPCNIGFLHFAKALCDLGASINLMPLSSYKSLGLGHPKTTTMRLLIVDRTVKRTLDVVHDVFVKLESFPNDFVILDREVDFEVPIILRGQFPATGHFSRYGKSTDDV, from the coding sequence ATGCCCGGATATGCTAAGTTTATGATGGATATGGTGAAAAAGAAGAGGTCAGTTACAAGGTCTCGTGTGCAAAAGAAGTATGATCCAggtgccttcactattccatgtaatATAGGGTTTCTACACTTTGCGAAGGCACTGTGTGATCTTGGTGCGAGCATAAATCTTATGCCATTGTCTAGTTATAAGAGTTTAGGCTTGGGACACCCAAAGACTACCACGATGCGGTTACTGATAGTCGATCGAACTGTGAAGAGGACATTAGACGTAGTCCATGATGTGTTTGTGAAACTGGAGTCGTTTCCTAACGACTTTGTGATTCTTGACcgtgaggttgattttgaggtcCCCATTATCCTAAGGGGACAATTCCCTGCCACTGGGCACTTTAGTCGATATGGAAAAAGCACAGATGATGTTTaa